In the genome of Dioscorea cayenensis subsp. rotundata cultivar TDr96_F1 chromosome 1, TDr96_F1_v2_PseudoChromosome.rev07_lg8_w22 25.fasta, whole genome shotgun sequence, one region contains:
- the LOC120259911 gene encoding E3 ubiquitin-protein ligase RMA3-like: MLDGIDEDYYNFTDKSLYEKEPLKRCVTDAELPSMANGCFDCNICLDFAADPVVTLCGHLYCWPCMHKWLRIKSTSPCRCPVCKAVLSIDSLVPLYGQGFTKKGSNQSLDDVPQRPQLISQQQPSRQGVQSQHHYHYENYLDYYDGNMNDSYVSPYWPTETRIFRSTAGGVLEGIAVAVLPWMFRNHERVYNTRSHLATASTYTSRQQMRQEMQAQKLLSQIWSFLFFCSILCLLLF, translated from the coding sequence ATGTTAGATGGAATAGATGAGGATTACTACAACTTCACAGACAAATCACTGTATGAGAAAGAACCGTTGAAGCGGTGCGTCACTGATGCAGAGCTGCCATCAATGGCAAACGGTTGTTTTGACTGCAACATCTGCTTGGACTTCGCAGCAGACCCGGTGGTCACACTCTGTGGTCATCTCTATTGCTGGCCTTGCATGCACAAGTGGCTGCGGATCAAAAGCACATCTCCTTGCAGATGCCCTGTCTGCAAGGCAGTCCTCTCCATTGATTCATTGGTGCCGCTTTATGGCCAGGGCTTCACCAAGAAGGGCTCCAACCAGAGTCTGGATGATGTCCCTCAAAGACCGCAGTTAATAAGCCAACAACAACCATCAAGGCAAGGAGTGCAGTCCCAACATCACTATCACTATGAAAACTACCTTGATTATTATGATGGCAATATGAATGATAGTTACGTGTCACCATATTGGCCAACAGAAACAAGAATATTCCGTTCAACAGCCGGGGGAGTTCTTGAGGGAATAGCAGTTGCTGTGCTTCCCTGGATGTTCCGAAATCATGAGAGAGTGTACAACACTAGATCACATCTTGCCACTGCAAGTACTTACACAAGTAGACAGCAGATGAGGCAGGAGATGCAGGCACAGAAATTGCTTAGCCAGATTTGgtcatttcttttcttctgtTCCATATTGTGTCTCCTCTTGTTCTGA